A window of the Callospermophilus lateralis isolate mCalLat2 chromosome 7, mCalLat2.hap1, whole genome shotgun sequence genome harbors these coding sequences:
- the LOC143403973 gene encoding ADP-ribosylation factor-like protein 4D, with amino-acid sequence LLYRLKFKEFVQTVPTKGFNTEKIRVPLGGSRGITFQVWDVGGQEKLRPLWRSYTRRTDGLVFVVDAAETERLEEAKMELHRISRASDNQGVPVLVLANKQDQPGALSTAEVEKRLAVRELAAATLTHVQGCSAVDGLGLQPGLERLYEMILKRKKVARASKKRR; translated from the coding sequence CTCCTTTACCGCCTCAAGTTCAAGGAGTTTGTTCAGACGGTCCCCACAAAAGGTTTCAACACTGAGAAGATCCGGGTGCCCTTGGGGGGCTCCCGCGGAATCACCTTCCAAGTATGGGATGTTGGGGGTCAGGAGAAGCTGCGACCACTTTGGCGCTCCTACACCCGCCGGACAGATGGACTGGTGTTTGTAGTAGATGCTGCAGAGACTGAGCGACTAGAAGAGGCCAAGATGGAGTTGCATCGAATCAGTCGGGCTTCAGACAACCAGGGCGTTCCCGTCCTGGTGCTGGCCAACAAGCAGGACCAGCCTGGGGCACTCAGCACAGCAGAGGTGGAGAAGAGGCTGGCAGTCCGTGAGCTGGCAGCTGCCACGCTCACCCACGTGCAGGGCTGCAGTGCTGTGGATGGGCTGGGCTTGCAGCCAGGCCTTGAGCGCTTGTATGAGATGATCCTCAAGAGGAAGAAGGTGGCCCGGGCAAGCAAGAAGAGACGGTGA